From a region of the Nitrospira sp. genome:
- a CDS encoding DMT family protein, which translates to MQTVALLTISNIFMTFAWYGHLKFKEYPLFTVILASWGIAFIEYCFQVPANRIGHAQFNAAQLKTIQEVITLVVFSIFSVVYLKEAMKWNYVVGFALIVVAVFIIFKEW; encoded by the coding sequence ATGCAGACTGTGGCGTTGTTGACGATTTCGAACATATTCATGACATTCGCGTGGTACGGCCACTTGAAATTCAAGGAATATCCCTTGTTCACGGTGATTCTGGCGAGTTGGGGTATTGCGTTCATCGAATACTGCTTTCAAGTGCCGGCCAATCGGATCGGCCATGCCCAGTTCAATGCGGCGCAACTCAAGACGATCCAGGAGGTCATCACCCTGGTCGTGTTCTCGATTTTCTCAGTCGTCTACTTGAAAGAAGCGATGAAGTGGAACTATGTGGTGGGGTTCGCGCTTATCGTGGTGGCGGTGTTCATCATCTTCAAAGAATGGTGA
- the uvrA gene encoding excinuclease ABC subunit UvrA has translation MGNSIIIKGAREHNLKNIDVEIPRDKLVVITGLSGSGKSSLAFDTIYAEGQRRYVESLSAYARQFLEQMGKPDVDSIEGLSPAISIEQKSTSHNPRSTVGTVTEIYDYLRLLFARVGQPYCFQCGEEITAQTVQQMVDAIASLPEGMKFQILAPIVRGRKGEYRKELQEMRKAGYVRARVDGKLVDLGEDILLDKQKKHTIEIIVDRLVMKPGDALMRRLADSVETSLKLTGGLVAVLTEDGHTRPYSDKLACINCGVSYPEITPRVFSFNGPHGACPACDGIGYAVTPGGQEEEDFTLLEPCEVCRGARLRPESLSIKLAKKSISEVTKLSVRAAADFFLSLKFTDRELVIAHRILKEIRERLGFLVNVGLDYLTLDRAAATLSGGEGQRIRLATQIGSGLVGVLYILDEPSIGLHQRDNRRLLQTLLRLRDLGNTVVVVEHDAETMQAADHLLDMGPGAGSHGGHVIAEGTPQQIMGNPNSLTGQYLRGAQTVSVPQRQRKAKGTLFVVGAQKHNLKNVTARIPLGLFTCVTGVSGSGKSTLVLEVLFHSLSQLLYHKKPRIDGCKELKGVDALDKVIDIDQSPIGRTPRSNPATYTGLFGYIRDLYSNLPESRVRGYKPGRYSFNVKGGRCEACQGDGLIKIEMHFLPDVYVTCEVCKGQRYNRETLEILHKGKSIADVLNMTVDDALEFFEHIPLIKTKLQTLHDVGLHYVKLGQSATTLSGGEAQRVKLSRELSKRATGRTMYILDEPTTGLHFADVQRLLDVLDRLVETGNTVLVIEHNLDVIKNADWIIDMGPEGGDRGGEIVAEGPPREVAKAKRSYTGQVLKEAGV, from the coding sequence ATGGGCAACTCCATCATCATCAAGGGCGCGCGAGAGCACAACCTCAAGAACATCGACGTGGAAATTCCGCGCGACAAGCTGGTGGTGATCACCGGTTTGAGCGGGTCCGGCAAGTCCTCACTTGCCTTCGATACGATCTATGCGGAAGGACAGCGGCGGTACGTGGAGTCGCTGTCGGCTTATGCTCGGCAGTTCCTTGAGCAAATGGGAAAGCCGGATGTCGATTCGATCGAAGGGCTCTCTCCCGCCATCTCGATCGAGCAGAAGAGCACGAGCCACAATCCCCGTTCTACCGTCGGTACCGTCACGGAAATCTATGACTATCTCCGACTGCTCTTTGCCCGCGTCGGGCAACCCTACTGCTTCCAATGTGGCGAAGAGATCACCGCACAGACCGTACAGCAGATGGTCGATGCCATTGCCTCCTTGCCGGAAGGTATGAAGTTCCAGATCCTTGCCCCGATCGTGCGCGGGCGAAAGGGTGAATACCGGAAGGAACTGCAGGAGATGCGAAAGGCGGGTTATGTCCGCGCCCGCGTCGACGGCAAGCTCGTCGATTTAGGTGAGGACATTCTTCTCGACAAACAAAAGAAGCACACGATTGAGATCATCGTCGATCGGCTGGTGATGAAACCAGGCGATGCCTTGATGCGCCGACTGGCGGATTCTGTTGAAACCTCGTTGAAATTGACCGGTGGACTCGTAGCCGTCCTGACGGAGGACGGTCATACCCGCCCCTACAGTGACAAATTGGCCTGTATCAATTGCGGCGTGAGTTATCCGGAGATCACGCCCCGGGTGTTTTCCTTCAATGGTCCGCACGGCGCCTGTCCGGCCTGTGATGGCATCGGCTATGCCGTGACCCCGGGTGGTCAGGAAGAAGAAGATTTCACACTGTTGGAACCCTGCGAAGTCTGCCGTGGCGCGCGGCTCAGGCCGGAAAGTCTGTCCATCAAATTAGCCAAGAAGTCGATCTCCGAGGTGACGAAACTCTCGGTTCGTGCTGCGGCGGACTTCTTCCTGTCGCTCAAATTTACCGACCGTGAGCTGGTGATCGCGCATCGAATCCTGAAAGAAATTCGTGAACGGCTTGGTTTTCTTGTCAATGTGGGCCTGGACTATTTGACGCTCGATCGAGCCGCAGCCACCTTATCCGGTGGCGAAGGGCAACGCATTAGACTAGCCACGCAGATCGGCTCGGGCTTGGTCGGGGTGTTGTACATCTTGGACGAACCATCCATCGGGCTGCACCAACGCGACAATCGACGGTTGTTGCAGACGTTGCTGCGATTGCGAGATCTCGGCAACACGGTGGTAGTGGTTGAGCATGATGCCGAGACGATGCAGGCCGCCGACCATCTTCTCGATATGGGGCCCGGCGCAGGTTCGCATGGCGGGCATGTGATCGCGGAAGGGACGCCTCAACAAATCATGGGCAATCCCAACTCGTTGACGGGTCAGTATCTGCGCGGCGCGCAGACCGTGTCCGTGCCACAGCGGCAGCGGAAGGCGAAGGGAACGCTGTTCGTCGTCGGGGCACAGAAACATAATCTAAAGAACGTGACCGCGCGTATTCCGCTGGGACTCTTTACCTGCGTGACGGGAGTCTCCGGATCGGGAAAGAGCACCCTCGTGTTGGAGGTGCTGTTCCATTCGCTCTCGCAACTGCTCTATCACAAAAAGCCCAGGATCGATGGGTGCAAAGAACTGAAGGGGGTTGACGCGCTCGATAAGGTCATCGACATCGATCAGTCACCGATCGGCCGCACCCCTCGGTCGAACCCTGCGACGTATACCGGCCTGTTCGGCTACATCCGTGATCTCTATTCCAATTTGCCGGAGTCGCGTGTCCGTGGATACAAGCCCGGGCGATACAGTTTCAATGTCAAAGGTGGGCGGTGTGAAGCCTGTCAAGGGGACGGGCTCATCAAGATCGAGATGCATTTCCTGCCGGATGTCTATGTGACCTGCGAGGTCTGTAAGGGACAACGCTACAACCGTGAAACGCTGGAGATTCTGCATAAGGGCAAGAGCATTGCCGATGTCCTGAACATGACGGTGGACGACGCATTAGAGTTCTTCGAACATATCCCGTTGATCAAGACGAAACTACAGACCCTGCATGATGTCGGCTTGCACTATGTGAAATTGGGACAGTCGGCCACAACCCTCTCCGGCGGCGAAGCGCAGCGAGTGAAGCTGTCACGCGAACTCTCCAAGCGGGCAACAGGCCGCACGATGTACATCCTCGACGAGCCGACGACCGGCCTGCATTTTGCCGATGTCCAGCGTCTGCTCGATGTGCTGGATCGCTTGGTGGAAACCGGAAACACCGTGTTGGTGATCGAACACAATCTGGATGTCATCAAAAACGCCGATTGGATTATCGACATGGGGCCGGAAGGTGGCGATCGAGGCGGCGAGATCGTGGCCGAAGGCCCGCCGAGAGAAGTTGCGAAGGCGAAGCGGTCCTATACGGGACAGGTGCTGAAAGAGGCGGGTGTATAG
- a CDS encoding class I SAM-dependent methyltransferase yields the protein MVKSDHSPLAQDPQAPAKVVSTWSGQAREDAVQRMFTAIAGVYDLNNTLLSFGLHYRWKKMTASYVAPVEQGVGLDVGSGTADLALLLQPRMGSKGRVIASDLNYAMLAEGSKKVGSRGLADKISCLQASAEHLGFADNTFDAVTTGFCMRNVGDLPQAVREIRRVMKSGGRFVCLEFSRPVFGWLRALYDWYSFTLLPWVGTKVARDTTGVYEYLPASIRTFPDQQRLCQILREAGFSHVSYKNLSGGIVAIHIATK from the coding sequence ATGGTAAAGTCCGATCATTCTCCCTTGGCACAAGATCCTCAGGCTCCGGCAAAAGTGGTCTCGACTTGGTCCGGACAAGCCCGCGAGGATGCCGTGCAGCGAATGTTCACGGCCATCGCGGGTGTGTATGACCTGAACAACACCCTCTTGAGCTTCGGCCTGCACTACCGCTGGAAGAAAATGACGGCTTCCTATGTTGCCCCGGTCGAACAAGGCGTGGGGCTTGATGTAGGGTCCGGCACGGCGGACCTCGCCCTGCTCCTCCAGCCACGCATGGGCAGCAAGGGGCGTGTGATTGCGTCCGATCTCAATTATGCAATGCTGGCTGAAGGCAGTAAGAAGGTGGGGAGCAGGGGTCTGGCAGATAAGATCTCGTGTTTACAAGCAAGCGCGGAACATTTGGGATTCGCCGACAATACGTTCGATGCGGTCACAACCGGCTTTTGCATGCGGAATGTCGGGGATTTGCCGCAAGCCGTAAGAGAAATCCGCCGGGTGATGAAATCCGGAGGCCGCTTCGTGTGTCTTGAGTTTTCACGTCCGGTGTTCGGCTGGCTTCGGGCTCTGTATGATTGGTACTCCTTTACGCTCCTGCCCTGGGTCGGCACGAAGGTCGCTCGGGACACCACCGGTGTCTATGAGTATCTTCCTGCGTCGATCCGAACATTTCCCGATCAGCAGCGGCTGTGCCAGATCCTCCGTGAGGCCGGCTTCAGCCACGTATCGTACAAAAACCTCAGCGGCGGAATTGTCGCCATTCATATCGCAACGAAATGA
- a CDS encoding CsbD family protein: protein MHSEIPPVVLIVNKDQFEGNWKQFKGDLKKQWGKLTDDDLLVIEGNYDKFEGRVQERYGDKREEVKRWTDEWFKQHHPIKSEKTNK from the coding sequence ATGCATTCAGAGATCCCTCCAGTCGTTCTGATCGTAAATAAGGACCAATTCGAGGGGAACTGGAAACAATTCAAAGGCGATTTGAAGAAGCAATGGGGAAAATTGACAGACGATGACTTGCTCGTCATTGAAGGCAATTACGACAAGTTCGAGGGCAGGGTGCAGGAACGGTACGGAGACAAGAGAGAGGAAGTGAAACGTTGGACCGATGAATGGTTTAAGCAACACCACCCTATTAAGTCCGAGAAGACCAATAAGTAA
- a CDS encoding radical SAM protein, with product MDSILYIFLPCKKVYPIGITYLADFIHRRKPEVRQRILDLSLFPVSRRSQAIRDAATEFKPDLVCFSWRDIQIFSPHEGDSSLEHAFNFYFASNPFKRITASIEGVKQLYRYYNHIYTILSYPWLIRKEFPKSQIMIGGGAFTAFADQLIEKLPEGTIGILGEGEDAILKVIEGRSIEDERYIVKEGKQIRKGRQGSPALLDALTVDLPYLTSIFPQYGEYIGESIGVQSKRGCPYDCAFCLYPYIEGKRVRYRPPDMVVKDIAQHYHQWGARRFWFTDAQFITGREAYPQCTEILERIVAEKLEIEWSGYIRTSLITPELAKLMVRSGVGDLEVAITSGSQEVLNNLHMGFKLERLYDGCRYLAEAGFKGKVILNYSLNSPKETEESLLQSVEAYKKVASILGEARVFPLMFFLGIQPNTDLEQRLLEEGYLSAGYNPLMLTPTSIRKLLYNPAPLNKIIAKACLRAWERKHGSRDPRRWTGSLSQSTGESPTYADQNLSKGIEGNSGRDALLSLEEILRSRRPVPSPSQTAEPRASSAG from the coding sequence GTGGACTCGATTCTGTACATTTTTCTCCCGTGTAAGAAGGTCTATCCCATCGGGATCACTTACCTAGCGGACTTTATCCATCGACGGAAACCGGAAGTCAGACAGCGAATTCTGGATCTCTCGCTGTTTCCCGTCTCGCGACGGAGTCAAGCGATCCGCGATGCCGCCACGGAGTTCAAGCCGGATCTGGTCTGCTTCTCCTGGCGCGACATTCAGATCTTTTCGCCGCATGAAGGTGATTCCTCGCTGGAACATGCGTTTAACTTCTATTTTGCCAGCAACCCCTTCAAGCGAATCACGGCGTCGATCGAAGGCGTCAAGCAGCTCTACCGCTACTACAATCACATCTATACGATCCTGTCGTACCCGTGGCTGATCCGCAAAGAGTTTCCAAAGTCCCAGATCATGATCGGGGGCGGCGCGTTTACAGCCTTTGCCGATCAATTGATCGAAAAGCTCCCGGAAGGGACAATCGGGATTCTCGGTGAGGGAGAGGACGCCATCCTCAAGGTCATCGAAGGCCGTTCGATTGAGGATGAACGATATATCGTCAAAGAAGGGAAACAGATCCGGAAAGGCCGGCAGGGCTCACCCGCGCTTCTTGATGCTCTGACGGTCGATTTACCCTATCTCACCTCGATCTTTCCTCAGTACGGTGAATACATCGGTGAGTCGATTGGCGTGCAGTCCAAACGAGGCTGTCCCTATGATTGCGCCTTCTGCCTCTATCCCTACATTGAGGGCAAGCGAGTCCGCTACCGGCCGCCCGACATGGTCGTCAAGGACATCGCCCAGCATTATCATCAATGGGGTGCCCGTCGCTTCTGGTTCACTGATGCCCAGTTCATTACGGGGAGGGAAGCCTATCCTCAATGCACCGAAATCCTCGAACGGATCGTCGCTGAAAAACTCGAGATCGAGTGGTCTGGCTACATCAGAACATCGTTGATTACACCGGAGCTGGCCAAGCTGATGGTCCGATCGGGCGTGGGTGACCTGGAGGTGGCCATCACCTCCGGCTCACAAGAGGTGCTGAACAATCTGCACATGGGATTTAAGCTGGAACGCCTGTACGATGGCTGTCGATACCTGGCAGAGGCCGGCTTCAAGGGCAAGGTCATCCTGAACTATTCACTCAACAGTCCCAAGGAAACGGAAGAGAGTCTTCTCCAGAGTGTCGAGGCCTACAAAAAAGTCGCCTCAATCCTAGGGGAAGCGCGTGTCTTTCCGCTCATGTTCTTTCTGGGCATCCAGCCGAATACCGACCTGGAACAGCGGCTGCTGGAGGAGGGATACTTGTCAGCGGGCTATAATCCCTTGATGTTGACCCCGACCAGCATCAGGAAGCTGCTCTACAATCCCGCCCCTCTCAATAAGATCATCGCCAAGGCCTGTCTTCGAGCCTGGGAACGCAAGCATGGTAGCCGCGATCCCCGTCGATGGACAGGATCTCTCTCTCAGTCCACCGGTGAATCACCTACCTATGCCGATCAGAACCTCAGCAAGGGCATTGAGGGTAATTCGGGTCGCGACGCCCTCCTCTCGCTTGAGGAAATCCTCCGCTCCCGTCGACCGGTTCCCTCTCCTTCACAGACGGCCGAACCACGGGCCAGCTCAGCCGGTTGA
- a CDS encoding DUF1328 domain-containing protein, translating into MLYYALVFLIIGFVAAAVGAGGAAAVATHISWVLFLIAIIFLLVHLLTGRRPPVN; encoded by the coding sequence ATGCTCTACTATGCGCTGGTGTTCCTCATCATAGGATTTGTTGCGGCGGCGGTGGGGGCCGGTGGTGCAGCCGCCGTGGCCACGCATATTTCATGGGTATTATTTCTCATCGCGATCATCTTTCTGCTCGTCCATTTGCTGACAGGTCGCAGACCTCCGGTTAACTGA
- a CDS encoding ATP-binding protein has translation MATEDFEKLGVFYLGRPYDLAAKQAKPGLLLYDSKDLVTHAVCVGMTGSGKTGLCLALLEEAAIDNIPAIIIDPKGDLGNLMLTFPSLQGEDFQPWINEDDARKKCLSSIEYAKAQAELWTKGLAGWQQDGARIQRLRDAADIAIYTPGSNAGLPVSILKSFAAPTADVREDSELLRERISTTVTSLLGLLGIEADPIQSREHILLSTILDQTWKQEEDLDLAALIQAIQSPPVSKIGVMDIDSFFPSKDRFALAMKLNNLLAAPGFQAWLEGESLDIQQLLYTSSGKPRLAIFSIAHLNDAERMFFVTLLLSQMVGWMRAQSGTTSLRALVYMDEIFGYFPPVANPPSKLPLMTLLKQARAFGLGVVLATQNPVDLDYKGLANTGTWFIGRLQTERDKARVLEGLEGASTSAGKKFDRGRMEQTLAGLGNRIFLMNNVHEDEPVVFETRWCLSYLRGPLTRTQIKQLMDPVRDAQAGVGAPRAAGKPAKSPKGSARPIVPPDVPQHFVPLRGTQPEGSELIYAPMLLGSSQIRFSDTKSGIDTIQDVIVLAPMGDGPVTVDWDRGTPVDVAVADLEQNPKEGAQFLGLPTSAGKAKSYADWNKEFGGWLFRTQKVELYRSSITKEVSKPGESERDFRVRLQQTGREQRDKGAEALRQKYGSKIATLQERVRRAELAKEKQQTESRSSQMQAAISVGASILGAFLGRKAISASNIGRATTAIRSAGRVMKESQDVGVAEENVAALQQQLMDLEAQFKSESEALAAASDPLNEKLETISIKPTKANIAVKLVTLAWTPHWRDARGSLTSGWS, from the coding sequence CTGGCCACGGAAGATTTCGAAAAGCTCGGTGTCTTCTACCTGGGACGGCCATATGATCTCGCGGCTAAGCAAGCCAAGCCTGGTTTGCTGCTCTATGATTCCAAAGATCTCGTGACGCATGCTGTTTGCGTCGGCATGACCGGCAGCGGCAAGACCGGACTTTGTCTTGCGCTTCTTGAAGAGGCGGCGATCGACAACATTCCCGCCATTATCATCGATCCAAAAGGCGACCTTGGCAATTTGATGCTGACGTTCCCGTCGCTCCAGGGCGAAGATTTTCAGCCATGGATCAATGAGGACGATGCGCGCAAGAAATGCCTGTCGTCCATCGAGTATGCGAAGGCACAGGCTGAATTATGGACCAAGGGCTTGGCTGGATGGCAACAGGATGGCGCTCGTATACAGCGCCTCCGGGATGCTGCAGACATCGCGATTTATACGCCCGGCAGTAACGCCGGACTCCCGGTCTCTATCCTTAAGTCTTTTGCCGCGCCGACGGCTGATGTGCGTGAGGACTCCGAACTTCTGCGTGAACGAATCAGTACGACCGTGACCAGTTTGTTGGGCTTACTTGGGATCGAAGCCGATCCGATCCAAAGCCGCGAGCACATTCTCCTATCGACGATTCTGGATCAGACGTGGAAGCAAGAGGAAGATCTCGATCTTGCAGCACTGATTCAGGCCATCCAATCGCCGCCGGTGTCGAAGATCGGCGTGATGGACATAGATTCGTTTTTCCCGTCTAAGGACCGCTTTGCACTCGCGATGAAGCTGAACAATCTTTTGGCGGCTCCAGGATTTCAAGCCTGGCTGGAAGGAGAATCGCTCGATATTCAGCAGCTGCTCTACACCTCGTCGGGTAAGCCACGTCTGGCGATCTTTTCAATCGCTCATTTGAACGACGCAGAACGCATGTTTTTCGTGACGCTCTTGCTCAGTCAGATGGTCGGTTGGATGAGAGCTCAATCGGGCACCACCAGTCTGCGGGCCCTCGTGTATATGGACGAGATCTTCGGGTATTTCCCGCCCGTGGCCAATCCTCCATCCAAGCTGCCGCTGATGACTTTGCTCAAGCAGGCGCGGGCGTTTGGTTTGGGGGTCGTGCTCGCGACGCAGAATCCCGTCGATCTCGATTACAAGGGATTGGCCAATACGGGCACGTGGTTCATTGGACGGTTGCAGACTGAACGGGATAAAGCCCGAGTGTTGGAGGGGTTGGAAGGGGCTTCGACTAGCGCCGGGAAGAAATTCGACCGTGGCCGCATGGAACAAACCTTGGCAGGTCTCGGCAATCGGATCTTTCTGATGAACAATGTGCATGAGGATGAGCCGGTCGTGTTTGAGACACGGTGGTGCCTCTCCTATCTCCGTGGACCTCTGACAAGGACACAGATCAAGCAGCTGATGGATCCTGTGCGCGATGCTCAAGCGGGAGTTGGTGCGCCTCGTGCTGCCGGAAAACCAGCCAAGTCACCCAAAGGCAGCGCACGTCCCATCGTCCCGCCGGATGTCCCGCAACACTTCGTGCCATTGCGTGGGACGCAGCCTGAAGGCAGCGAGTTGATCTATGCGCCCATGTTGCTCGGCTCGTCGCAGATCCGCTTCTCCGATACGAAAAGCGGGATCGACACGATCCAGGATGTGATTGTCCTGGCACCCATGGGCGATGGCCCGGTGACTGTCGACTGGGACCGTGGAACACCAGTGGATGTGGCGGTGGCCGATCTCGAACAGAACCCAAAAGAGGGCGCGCAGTTTCTTGGCTTGCCGACAAGTGCCGGCAAGGCCAAGAGTTACGCCGACTGGAACAAGGAGTTCGGCGGTTGGCTCTTCCGGACGCAGAAAGTTGAGTTGTACAGGAGTTCCATTACCAAGGAAGTGTCTAAGCCTGGCGAATCTGAGCGCGACTTCCGAGTGCGGTTACAGCAGACCGGGCGAGAACAGCGCGACAAGGGCGCGGAGGCGCTTCGCCAGAAATACGGTTCCAAGATTGCGACACTTCAAGAACGAGTCAGGCGTGCGGAGTTGGCGAAGGAAAAGCAGCAGACCGAATCCCGTTCCAGCCAGATGCAAGCGGCGATTTCCGTGGGAGCTTCCATTCTGGGGGCCTTTCTTGGACGGAAGGCGATCAGCGCGTCAAATATCGGACGAGCCACGACTGCGATCCGGAGTGCCGGCCGCGTCATGAAAGAGTCGCAGGATGTCGGGGTAGCCGAGGAAAATGTCGCGGCGCTTCAACAGCAACTGATGGATCTCGAAGCGCAGTTCAAGTCGGAGAGCGAAGCGTTGGCTGCCGCATCCGATCCGTTGAACGAAAAACTCGAAACCATCTCTATCAAACCCACCAAGGCTAACATTGCTGTCAAACTCGTGACCCTCGCCTGGACACCCCATTGGCGTGATGCAAGGGGAAGCCTTACTTCAGGGTGGTCATAA